From Deltaproteobacteria bacterium, one genomic window encodes:
- a CDS encoding MBL fold metallo-hydrolase — translation MHLKKIADGVYTVRAENEGRFPYSFSFLLRGDRNILLDAGAGKNSLEELRREVEIDLVIISHTHGDHISSLSVIKDIPCVVPEMQWESVLDIDRLGRRFVRDDEEAFSVWKNFMVTTLGVTPFEPHGTYGEGDTFSTGRHELVALHTPGHTADHFCLFEKRTGTLFSFDIDLTSFGPWYGHEESDIESFISSIRRARDVSPEVLVSSHVPPVHTGITECLNDYEEKIYRREEDIRALVTRGLSLGEMVAESPIYGGHPHIPELLSYFERVMIKKHLDRLDHRSQE, via the coding sequence ATGCACCTGAAGAAAATCGCCGATGGCGTCTACACGGTTCGGGCTGAAAACGAAGGGAGATTCCCCTATTCTTTCAGCTTTCTCCTGCGGGGGGACAGGAACATTCTTCTCGATGCGGGTGCGGGTAAAAACAGCCTGGAGGAACTCAGAAGGGAAGTTGAAATCGACCTGGTCATCATATCTCACACACACGGGGACCATATCTCTTCCCTGTCCGTAATCAAAGACATACCCTGCGTCGTTCCCGAAATGCAATGGGAGTCGGTTCTGGATATCGACAGGCTCGGACGCAGGTTCGTAAGGGACGATGAGGAAGCCTTCAGCGTGTGGAAGAATTTCATGGTCACAACCCTCGGGGTGACCCCCTTCGAACCCCACGGGACCTATGGGGAAGGAGACACCTTTTCAACGGGCAGGCACGAGCTGGTTGCCCTCCACACGCCGGGTCACACCGCCGACCACTTCTGCCTCTTTGAAAAGAGAACCGGCACGCTCTTTTCCTTCGACATCGACCTGACCTCGTTCGGTCCCTGGTACGGCCACGAAGAATCGGACATAGAATCCTTCATATCCTCCATCCGCAGGGCCAGGGATGTTTCTCCGGAAGTGCTGGTGTCCTCGCATGTCCCTCCTGTTCACACCGGAATCACAGAATGTTTAAACGATTACGAGGAAAAGATCTACCGGAGGGAGGAAGACATCAGAGCGCTCGTTACGCGCGGACTCTCACTCGGGGAAATGGTAGCGGAATCGCCGATCTACGGGGGCCATCCCCACATACCGGAACTCCTCTCCTATTTTGAAAGGGTCATGATAAAAAAACACCTGGATCGCCTGGACCATAGATCGCAAGAATGA
- a CDS encoding nitronate monooxygenase — protein sequence MNRGESLSLPELKIGKVRSKYPIIQGGMGIGISRSRLSSAVSEAGGIGIVASVALGIHSKHYNGPGSYREANMRALGDELERAFDLTSLGNVGTNCMVALTDYENMVRTSMEKGARLIISGAGLPLKLPEYGRDYPDVALVPIVSSVKAAVLIFRKWEKSYGRVPDGYVVETPNSAGGHLGANFEQVGKESYSLERVIPGIKEIFLGEVGIDIPVIAAGGIWDREDILKMLSFGADGVQMATRFVCTEECDAPFSFKSMYLNAEKGDVVLVKSPVGLPGRAIQNEFVRLAEKGKVNTDGKCTYNCLARCSFRDAKEGFCIARALVNSQKGLTEEGIVFAGSNAMKCDEIISVKQLFRELTGEE from the coding sequence ATAAATCGAGGAGAATCATTGTCACTCCCGGAACTCAAGATAGGTAAGGTTCGGTCCAAGTACCCCATCATTCAGGGAGGCATGGGTATTGGCATTTCGAGATCGCGCCTGTCCTCGGCTGTCTCGGAGGCGGGTGGGATCGGCATCGTCGCCTCCGTTGCCCTTGGCATCCACTCGAAGCATTACAACGGCCCCGGTTCCTACAGGGAGGCAAACATGAGGGCCCTCGGCGATGAACTCGAAAGGGCCTTTGACCTCACTTCCTTGGGAAACGTCGGAACCAACTGCATGGTTGCCTTGACGGATTATGAGAACATGGTCCGAACAAGCATGGAGAAGGGAGCAAGATTAATTATCTCAGGTGCCGGCCTTCCCCTCAAGCTGCCCGAGTATGGAAGGGACTATCCCGACGTGGCGCTCGTTCCGATCGTATCGTCGGTGAAGGCCGCTGTCCTGATTTTCCGGAAGTGGGAAAAGAGTTACGGCCGCGTTCCCGATGGCTACGTCGTTGAAACACCGAACTCTGCAGGTGGCCATCTCGGAGCGAACTTTGAACAGGTGGGAAAGGAGAGCTATTCCCTCGAGCGTGTCATACCCGGCATAAAAGAGATATTTCTCGGCGAGGTGGGCATCGATATCCCCGTGATTGCAGCGGGGGGCATATGGGACCGGGAGGACATACTGAAGATGCTCTCTTTTGGGGCAGACGGCGTACAGATGGCAACGAGGTTTGTCTGCACCGAGGAGTGTGATGCGCCCTTTTCCTTCAAGAGTATGTATCTCAACGCAGAAAAAGGCGACGTGGTGCTCGTGAAGAGCCCCGTCGGCCTTCCCGGCAGGGCCATACAGAATGAATTTGTGCGGCTGGCGGAGAAGGGGAAGGTCAATACCGATGGAAAGTGCACGTATAACTGCCTGGCCAGGTGCTCGTTCAGGGATGCGAAAGAGGGGTTCTGCATCGCCCGTGCCCTGGTAAATTCTCAGAAGGGGCTGACAGAAGAGGGGATCGTTTTCGCCGGGTCGAATGCCATGAAATGCGATGAGATAATCTCCGTGAAGCAGCTCTTCCGGGAGCTGACGGGAGAGGAATAA
- the recN gene encoding DNA repair protein RecN, with amino-acid sequence MLSEISVKNIALLEDVQVNFREGFNVITGETGAGKSILIESLKLALGEKVAQKLVPRADEGLVEIVYDLQGDEETATSLESAGFSHTDSLIMRRKVSPHGRSRIYVNDSPATGQFAAEITSELVSILGQHGYQRLFGSRNATKLLDAFSGALPLYDEYLGVYRNWRKVIREIEVLKEDAPNVSGRMEWLEGSIAELTALDMKPGEEREIEEELPLLKNAAKIREAISETIDMIDQSDDSSLSILKRSVDSLKDASRFDPALAGIATKLEEHMFGITDIARDLMKRFSVIDIDEEKYQLLAERLSNIKRLSRKYEVQPEGLIPRIEELKAERVKTQGSIDSLNYLAREEENLRENMLGLGRSLSKKRRESTADFEGSVLAELSDLGLSGALFRVVFTDLNEDELSSYGLERADFFFSPSSSFAGGPLFHIASGGELSRIMLAVHNTVSGGEKFKTLVFDEVDAGIGGSMAEVIGEKLKQLSSSAQVICITHLPQIAALADHHIKIVKVRSGKRERAVAKSLDRRERVAEIARMVSGERVSDEARKYAENLLKSGSKR; translated from the coding sequence TTGCTGTCAGAAATTTCCGTCAAAAACATTGCTCTCCTGGAGGATGTGCAGGTCAACTTCCGGGAGGGCTTTAACGTAATCACCGGGGAAACGGGAGCCGGCAAGTCTATCCTCATCGAATCGCTCAAACTTGCCCTGGGGGAGAAAGTTGCCCAGAAACTTGTTCCCCGGGCAGATGAAGGTCTCGTCGAGATAGTGTATGACCTGCAGGGAGACGAGGAAACGGCCACTTCTCTCGAGAGCGCGGGCTTTTCTCACACGGACTCCCTCATCATGAGAAGAAAGGTTTCGCCTCATGGCAGGAGCCGCATTTACGTCAACGACTCGCCGGCGACGGGACAGTTTGCCGCCGAGATCACATCGGAGCTGGTGAGCATCCTCGGGCAGCATGGATACCAGCGGCTTTTCGGCTCCCGCAACGCGACGAAATTGCTCGATGCCTTCTCCGGGGCGCTTCCCCTGTACGATGAGTACCTGGGCGTGTACAGGAATTGGAGGAAGGTCATCAGGGAAATCGAGGTCCTGAAGGAAGATGCCCCCAACGTCTCAGGCAGAATGGAGTGGCTCGAAGGGTCAATCGCCGAGCTGACCGCGTTGGACATGAAGCCCGGCGAGGAAAGAGAGATCGAGGAGGAGCTCCCCCTGCTGAAAAACGCGGCAAAGATAAGGGAGGCGATCAGCGAAACCATCGATATGATAGACCAGAGCGACGACAGTTCTCTTTCCATCCTGAAAAGAAGCGTCGACTCCCTGAAAGACGCATCCCGTTTCGATCCCGCCCTTGCCGGGATTGCCACGAAGCTGGAAGAGCATATGTTCGGCATCACCGACATCGCGAGGGATCTCATGAAACGGTTTTCCGTGATAGACATCGATGAGGAGAAATACCAGCTCCTCGCAGAGAGGCTCAGCAACATCAAGCGTCTTTCGAGAAAGTATGAAGTTCAGCCGGAGGGGCTGATTCCCCGGATCGAAGAGCTCAAGGCGGAGCGGGTGAAAACTCAGGGTTCCATTGACTCGTTGAACTATCTCGCCCGCGAAGAGGAGAATCTCAGGGAAAATATGCTCGGCCTCGGCAGGTCTTTGAGCAAAAAGAGGCGGGAGAGCACTGCCGACTTCGAGGGCTCAGTCCTCGCCGAGCTATCGGATCTCGGCCTGTCAGGAGCGTTGTTCAGGGTCGTATTTACGGACTTAAACGAGGACGAACTTTCCTCTTACGGTCTCGAGAGGGCCGATTTTTTCTTCTCCCCCTCCTCCTCCTTTGCGGGAGGCCCCCTGTTTCATATCGCCTCCGGCGGGGAACTTTCACGGATCATGCTTGCTGTGCACAATACTGTCTCGGGGGGAGAAAAGTTCAAAACACTCGTTTTCGACGAGGTCGATGCGGGGATAGGCGGTTCGATGGCAGAGGTTATCGGTGAAAAGCTCAAGCAGCTCTCTTCCTCGGCCCAGGTTATCTGCATCACCCACCTGCCCCAGATCGCGGCGCTGGCAGATCATCACATCAAAATCGTCAAGGTCAGGAGCGGGAAGCGGGAGAGGGCGGTTGCGAAGTCACTCGACCGCAGGGAGAGAGTCGCCGAGATTGCGAGAATGGTGTCCGGGGAGCGGGTCAGCGATGAGGCCAGAAAATATGCAGAAAACCTTTTGAAGAGCGGTTCGAAACGATGA
- a CDS encoding N-acetyltransferase has translation MKIRRATIKDAREIYALIANFAARGDMLPRPLSEIYEHIRDYLVCIDNEGRLLGVSSLHIMWEDLAEIRSLAVYAEHSGKGVGTKLVEACIDDAVILGIKRIFALTYKPAYFKRFGFDEVDKSTLPQKIWSDCLKCSKFPDCDETAVIRDIQDQKRVYEEAHQ, from the coding sequence ATGAAAATCAGGAGAGCCACCATAAAGGATGCCCGTGAGATCTACGCCTTGATAGCGAACTTCGCCGCACGGGGGGATATGCTGCCCCGGCCGCTCAGCGAAATTTACGAGCATATCCGTGATTACCTGGTCTGCATCGACAACGAGGGCAGGTTGCTGGGAGTCTCCTCACTTCACATCATGTGGGAAGACCTGGCCGAGATCCGCTCTCTCGCCGTCTATGCAGAACATTCAGGGAAAGGAGTGGGCACGAAGCTGGTGGAGGCGTGCATAGATGATGCGGTTATTCTTGGGATAAAAAGGATTTTTGCTCTCACCTACAAGCCCGCATACTTCAAGCGCTTCGGGTTTGACGAGGTGGACAAATCTACCCTTCCGCAAAAGATCTGGTCTGATTGCCTGAAGTGCTCAAAGTTCCCTGACTGTGATGAGACTGCAGTTATCAGGGATATACAGGACCAAAAAAGGGTGTATGAAGAGGCTCATCAATAA
- a CDS encoding penicillin acylase family protein, with protein MHIFRDPWGVPHIYADTIGDLLFAQGFVHAQERLFQMDAERRIASGRLSEVLGEKALPIDTLFRTVGLAKIAREIYGKMDEQAKKFVDRYTHGINRFIETAGTYPVEFRLLR; from the coding sequence GTGCACATCTTTCGCGACCCGTGGGGCGTGCCTCACATATACGCCGACACCATCGGGGACCTTTTGTTCGCGCAGGGGTTCGTACACGCCCAGGAGAGGCTTTTCCAGATGGACGCGGAGCGAAGGATCGCATCGGGGAGGCTCTCTGAAGTGCTGGGTGAAAAAGCTCTTCCCATCGACACGCTCTTTAGGACAGTCGGGCTTGCGAAGATAGCGCGGGAAATATACGGAAAGATGGATGAGCAGGCGAAAAAATTCGTCGACCGATATACCCACGGCATCAACCGGTTCATCGAAACTGCCGGCACCTATCCCGTCGAATTCAGGCTTCTGCGAT
- a CDS encoding TldD/PmbA family protein, whose amino-acid sequence MKRLINKIERMIAKKDVDDFEVSAIESQRTTIESKDGKEDFIAESDSRAFAVRLLKGHRLGYAYSMSDDDASLMAMVEGADFAASNQDEDEHVLLPEGPRKFPAVQFSPRESPVDLRRKVDFAVDLEMLTRGRDKRITNVRYATLRESSSTFYLKSSRGVEGEYEKSLYLAYVYAVADEGGQSETGFGIDFAETFEGIESLKEKVAEDAAMRGLRMLGARRIRTGRYPVVIENGAMTELLGVLVPSFNGRNVALGKSMLAGLQGRKVFSEEITILDDPLMPGGMGSCPFDGEGVESRRVDIVTGGICGEYLTDSYWGRKLGTGTTGSLRRDNIKNGPDIGISNLYIEPGVARLGDIYGELGSGVLLTGFMGIHTADPVSGDFSVGASGISFDGGAMRYPVRTFAVSGNIVELLGRVVSRGSDLEMYGSTGSPSIAFEFIDVGGE is encoded by the coding sequence ATGAAGAGGCTCATCAATAAGATAGAACGCATGATCGCGAAAAAGGATGTCGACGATTTCGAGGTGTCTGCCATCGAGTCTCAGAGGACCACCATCGAGTCGAAGGACGGGAAGGAGGACTTCATAGCCGAGTCAGACTCCCGTGCTTTTGCCGTCAGGCTGTTGAAGGGTCACCGTCTGGGGTACGCTTACTCCATGTCCGATGATGATGCGTCACTCATGGCCATGGTGGAGGGGGCGGATTTTGCCGCGTCGAATCAGGACGAGGACGAACATGTCCTGCTGCCCGAAGGGCCCCGGAAGTTCCCGGCTGTCCAGTTCTCTCCCCGCGAGAGTCCCGTCGACCTGAGGAGGAAGGTCGATTTTGCTGTAGACCTCGAGATGCTCACCAGGGGAAGGGACAAAAGAATCACAAATGTCCGCTACGCTACCCTTCGCGAATCGTCCTCTACCTTTTACCTGAAGAGTTCGCGGGGAGTTGAGGGTGAGTACGAAAAATCTCTCTACCTTGCCTACGTCTATGCTGTTGCCGATGAAGGGGGCCAGTCGGAAACGGGGTTCGGTATCGATTTTGCGGAAACCTTCGAGGGTATCGAATCGCTCAAGGAAAAAGTGGCAGAAGATGCAGCCATGAGGGGGCTCCGCATGCTCGGGGCACGGAGAATAAGGACGGGGCGCTACCCCGTGGTCATAGAGAATGGCGCGATGACGGAGCTTCTGGGGGTGCTGGTGCCCTCTTTCAACGGCAGGAACGTTGCCCTGGGCAAGTCTATGCTCGCAGGTTTACAGGGCAGGAAAGTTTTTTCAGAAGAGATCACCATTCTCGACGACCCGCTCATGCCGGGCGGCATGGGGAGCTGCCCTTTCGACGGGGAGGGAGTAGAGTCGAGAAGAGTCGACATCGTCACAGGGGGGATATGCGGGGAGTACCTCACCGACTCCTACTGGGGAAGGAAGCTGGGAACGGGCACAACGGGAAGCCTGAGGAGGGATAATATAAAAAACGGCCCTGACATCGGCATCTCAAACCTGTACATAGAGCCCGGGGTCGCCCGGCTCGGAGACATTTACGGGGAGCTCGGCAGCGGAGTTCTGTTGACGGGATTCATGGGAATTCACACTGCCGACCCTGTTTCCGGGGATTTTTCCGTTGGGGCCTCGGGGATCTCCTTCGACGGGGGTGCAATGCGCTACCCGGTGAGAACTTTCGCTGTGTCGGGAAATATAGTAGAGTTGCTGGGAAGGGTTGTTTCCAGGGGATCGGATCTCGAGATGTATGGAAGCACCGGGTCCCCTTCGATAGCCTTCGAGTTCATCGATGTGGGAGGGGAATGA
- a CDS encoding AAA family ATPase yields the protein MELFKEIYERERGKTAPLADRLRPESLDDFFGQTHILGKGKFLSSAILEKKLPSLIFWGPPGSGKTTLARIIAKELKATFLKYSAVLSGIKEIKDAIKQVETLRIKAGKPVILFIDEIHRFNKAQQDALLPHTEDGTVILIGTTTENPSFEIRGALLSRCRVLVLERLKSADLDRILTRALDHPTHGLHKEGYTVTEEARRHVIASADGDGRAVINALEAATFIAKTRDTSRIDLQIAEEALRKKALLYDKAGEEHFNLISALHKSLRGSDPDAALYWLVRMLKGGEDPLYIARRMIRFASEDIGNADPRALDVALGAHKTYTVLGSPEGELALAQAAVYLAWAPKSNSIYRAFNRAMQDVVETGAQPVPLHLRNAPTKLMEELDYGSDYRYPHDYDSGFVEENYFPETLTRRRYYLPSARGLEEQIRETLERLWGKYPPDDDSSS from the coding sequence ATGGAACTTTTCAAAGAGATTTACGAGCGGGAACGGGGGAAAACGGCTCCCCTTGCCGACAGGCTGAGACCCGAAAGCCTCGATGACTTCTTCGGACAGACCCACATACTGGGGAAAGGGAAATTTCTCTCCTCGGCGATTCTGGAGAAAAAGCTCCCCTCGCTGATATTCTGGGGGCCGCCCGGTTCCGGAAAGACGACCCTTGCCAGGATCATAGCCAAGGAGCTCAAAGCCACCTTCCTCAAGTATTCGGCAGTGCTCTCGGGTATCAAAGAAATCAAGGATGCAATAAAACAGGTTGAAACCCTCAGGATAAAAGCGGGAAAACCCGTAATACTCTTTATCGATGAAATACACAGGTTCAACAAGGCCCAGCAGGATGCGCTGCTTCCCCACACGGAAGACGGGACGGTCATACTCATCGGGACCACCACGGAGAACCCCTCCTTCGAAATCCGGGGCGCTCTCCTTTCCCGCTGCAGGGTCCTCGTCCTTGAAAGGTTAAAGAGCGCCGATCTGGATAGAATCTTGACCAGGGCCCTCGACCATCCGACCCACGGGTTGCATAAAGAGGGGTACACCGTCACGGAAGAGGCAAGGAGGCACGTGATCGCAAGTGCCGACGGCGATGGCAGGGCCGTTATAAACGCCCTTGAAGCCGCAACGTTCATCGCAAAGACGAGGGATACCAGCAGGATAGACCTGCAAATAGCGGAAGAGGCGCTGCGGAAAAAAGCACTCCTCTACGACAAGGCGGGTGAGGAGCATTTCAACCTGATCAGCGCCCTCCACAAATCACTCAGGGGCTCAGATCCCGATGCCGCGCTCTACTGGCTCGTACGGATGCTCAAGGGAGGAGAAGACCCCCTCTACATAGCGCGGAGAATGATACGTTTTGCATCGGAGGACATAGGGAACGCTGACCCCCGTGCCCTCGACGTAGCGCTCGGGGCGCATAAAACCTACACCGTCCTCGGTTCACCCGAGGGGGAGCTGGCCCTTGCCCAGGCCGCCGTGTACCTTGCGTGGGCACCGAAAAGCAACAGCATTTACCGGGCTTTTAACCGCGCGATGCAGGATGTGGTGGAAACGGGCGCACAGCCTGTCCCCCTTCACCTGAGAAACGCCCCGACAAAATTGATGGAGGAACTCGATTACGGCAGCGATTACCGGTATCCCCACGATTACGATAGCGGTTTCGTTGAGGAAAATTACTTCCCCGAAACTCTAACGCGGAGACGATACTACCTGCCATCGGCAAGAGGGCTTGAAGAGCAGATCAGAGAGACCCTGGAAAGGCTGTGGGGGAAGTATCCTCCAGATGACGATAGCAGCTCATAA
- a CDS encoding NAD(+) kinase, translated as MKNIGIIAKHTEEKTAEVVSGLVDWIEGKKKKAILDRETASVMRAENGVLRSRLPEMSDIIVAIGGDGTLLSAARVVGETGVPILAVNMGSLGFITDVTLDELNSVMESVVSGDFEYDERMMLVCHVHRLGERVADYTVLNDVVINKGALAKIIDIRAYVDELYLTTFKADGLIISTPTGSTAYSMSAGGPIVYPAMKCILVTPICPHTLTNRPLVIPDSMVIKAELRTKETDILLTLDGQVGFGIREDDIIEVKKSKLPLKLVKSPFKGFFEVLRTKLKWGER; from the coding sequence TTGAAAAATATTGGTATTATTGCCAAGCACACGGAAGAGAAAACTGCCGAGGTCGTCTCGGGCCTCGTCGACTGGATCGAGGGAAAAAAGAAAAAAGCGATTCTCGACCGGGAAACAGCCTCGGTGATGCGCGCGGAAAACGGCGTTTTACGTTCACGGCTTCCGGAGATGTCCGACATCATCGTCGCCATAGGGGGCGACGGGACGCTCCTTTCAGCGGCGAGGGTGGTGGGGGAAACCGGCGTTCCGATACTCGCCGTGAACATGGGGAGCCTTGGGTTCATTACGGACGTAACCCTCGACGAGCTTAACTCGGTCATGGAGTCCGTGGTATCCGGTGATTTCGAGTACGACGAGAGGATGATGCTCGTGTGCCACGTTCACCGGCTCGGCGAGAGGGTTGCGGACTATACCGTGCTGAACGACGTGGTTATCAACAAGGGCGCCCTGGCAAAGATAATTGATATAAGGGCCTATGTTGACGAGCTCTACCTGACGACATTCAAAGCCGACGGCCTTATCATATCCACGCCCACGGGGTCCACGGCTTACTCCATGTCTGCGGGAGGCCCCATCGTCTACCCGGCGATGAAGTGCATCCTCGTGACTCCCATATGTCCCCACACCCTTACCAACAGGCCTCTCGTCATACCGGATAGCATGGTGATAAAGGCCGAACTCAGGACCAAGGAAACCGATATTCTGCTCACCCTCGATGGGCAGGTGGGCTTCGGGATAAGGGAGGATGATATAATCGAAGTGAAAAAGTCGAAATTGCCCCTCAAGCTCGTCAAGTCGCCTTTTAAAGGTTTTTTCGAGGTCCTCCGGACGAAACTGAAGTGGGGAGAGAGGTAA
- a CDS encoding nicotinate-nucleotide adenylyltransferase — MRYRYGMIHGRFQPFHLEHLRYFRMAWEQSERVLIGITNPDQSTIIEDDLSSHRHLPEENPYTYTERLIMIADTLREEGYDMDRIYIIPFPIHHPDRWKHYIPEETALFVVAYSPWERQKAKRLGQAGFNVILIEGLEKGISGQQIRSIMASGGRWQHLVPSAVARHLEARRPKGN, encoded by the coding sequence ATGCGCTACAGATACGGGATGATTCATGGACGATTCCAGCCATTCCATCTGGAGCACCTGCGCTATTTCCGAATGGCATGGGAACAATCGGAGAGAGTCCTCATAGGAATTACCAACCCGGACCAGAGCACCATCATCGAGGATGACCTGAGCAGCCACCGTCATCTCCCGGAGGAGAATCCCTACACCTACACGGAAAGACTGATAATGATTGCAGACACGCTTCGGGAAGAGGGGTACGACATGGATCGTATCTACATCATTCCCTTCCCCATCCACCATCCCGACCGCTGGAAACACTACATTCCGGAAGAGACCGCGCTCTTTGTCGTCGCCTACTCTCCCTGGGAGCGGCAGAAAGCGAAGAGGCTCGGTCAGGCGGGCTTCAACGTGATCCTGATCGAAGGGTTAGAAAAGGGAATCAGCGGTCAGCAGATCCGCTCGATCATGGCATCAGGCGGGAGATGGCAGCACCTCGTCCCTTCAGCGGTGGCTCGCCACCTAGAGGCGCGCCGGCCGAAAGGAAACTGA
- a CDS encoding 3-hydroxybutyryl-CoA dehydrogenase yields MPEKIVVVGAGVMGSGIAQVLVTGGYEVALVDVADEVLEGARTGIRARLARLKEKGVIDEESFSGAMGRLKISVDLLGEVRDALFVIEAVPEKLELKQDLFSSISREAPRDAVLASNTSELSVTAIAGATVCPDRVIGMHWFNPPPLMKLIEVVVGVDTSTETVDKTVALSKAAGKEVVIVQDRQGFVTTRVLCAFLIECYRVLEEGIATRDDIDKAVRLAFNHPMGPFELSDMIGLDTILFASKGLAGAFGERFRAPQSLVKLVEAQRCGVKSGEGFYRYEK; encoded by the coding sequence ATGCCTGAAAAGATAGTCGTCGTTGGCGCGGGGGTAATGGGTTCCGGAATTGCCCAGGTTCTCGTTACCGGAGGGTACGAGGTGGCCCTCGTCGATGTGGCCGATGAAGTTCTCGAGGGGGCAAGGACGGGTATCCGTGCCCGGTTGGCACGGTTGAAAGAAAAAGGGGTCATCGATGAGGAATCGTTTTCCGGGGCGATGGGGAGGCTCAAGATCTCTGTAGACCTCCTCGGGGAGGTCAGGGACGCTCTCTTCGTCATCGAGGCGGTTCCGGAGAAGCTGGAACTGAAACAGGATCTCTTTTCCTCTATTTCGCGGGAGGCCCCCCGGGACGCCGTGCTTGCCAGCAACACGTCGGAGTTGTCCGTGACGGCCATTGCCGGTGCCACCGTTTGTCCCGATAGAGTGATCGGTATGCACTGGTTCAACCCGCCTCCACTCATGAAGCTCATCGAGGTCGTCGTCGGCGTGGACACCTCCACCGAGACGGTCGATAAAACCGTTGCGCTCTCAAAAGCGGCGGGCAAGGAAGTGGTAATCGTTCAGGACAGACAGGGGTTCGTCACCACGAGGGTTCTGTGTGCTTTTCTCATCGAATGTTACCGGGTGCTCGAAGAGGGCATAGCCACCCGGGATGATATCGACAAAGCTGTCAGGCTCGCCTTCAACCATCCCATGGGCCCCTTCGAGCTGTCTGATATGATCGGCCTCGATACGATCCTGTTTGCTTCAAAGGGCCTGGCCGGGGCCTTCGGGGAGAGGTTCAGGGCTCCCCAGTCGCTGGTCAAACTCGTCGAGGCGCAAAGGTGCGGGGTCAAGAGCGGCGAGGGATTCTACAGATACGAAAAATAG
- a CDS encoding AI-2E family transporter → MKRKHFIIAALFFLALLLYRAGALAVATIISVLFAYLLDPVVETLEKKKVNRKITVFAIYTAILLLFVTVGVKGGAYIFSQTQDFVKEIPLYMEKSKAIADKLGEEYSWLGETVKNLDAYFASSLQKFLKSAIRIVSQAVYLFLVYIFSLFILLNRDRVVRSARQFIGEKRADDYTDLLGEIDGVLRGFFRGRLLVCVLVFILTLIGTYIIRIKHPIFIAIFTGVSSFIPYYGALAGLLPGLLASLGTPNILKSAISLVILIVAVNSIESNLLTPFLTARHIKIHPAIIIFSVIAGGALFGFWGIFFSLPVAGIIKVLYTYSMVHAEKEG, encoded by the coding sequence ATGAAGAGGAAACATTTCATAATCGCCGCCCTTTTCTTCCTGGCCCTTTTGCTCTATCGGGCCGGGGCGCTTGCCGTCGCGACCATTATCTCGGTCCTCTTCGCATACCTGCTCGACCCGGTCGTTGAGACGCTCGAAAAAAAGAAGGTAAACCGGAAAATAACCGTTTTTGCCATATACACGGCCATACTCCTGCTCTTCGTCACCGTCGGCGTGAAGGGAGGGGCCTATATCTTTTCCCAGACACAGGATTTTGTCAAAGAGATACCCTTGTATATGGAAAAATCGAAGGCCATTGCCGACAAACTGGGGGAGGAATATTCCTGGCTCGGGGAGACGGTGAAAAACCTCGATGCCTACTTCGCCAGCTCCCTGCAGAAATTCCTGAAAAGCGCCATCAGGATCGTCTCCCAGGCTGTCTACCTTTTCCTCGTCTATATTTTCTCCCTCTTTATCCTGTTGAACCGTGACCGGGTTGTCAGGAGCGCACGCCAATTCATCGGAGAGAAAAGGGCCGATGACTACACGGACCTGTTAGGCGAAATCGACGGGGTTCTCCGCGGGTTCTTCAGGGGGCGGCTCCTGGTGTGCGTGCTGGTATTTATCCTCACCCTGATCGGCACGTACATAATTCGCATCAAGCATCCCATTTTCATTGCCATCTTCACGGGAGTATCCTCTTTCATCCCTTACTATGGCGCCCTCGCCGGGCTCCTTCCGGGCCTCCTTGCGTCCCTCGGCACTCCCAACATCTTGAAATCGGCAATCTCCCTGGTAATCCTGATCGTTGCCGTCAATTCTATCGAGAGCAACCTACTCACCCCCTTTCTCACCGCCAGGCATATAAAAATTCACCCGGCGATCATCATCTTTTCCGTCATCGCCGGCGGAGCCCTCTTCGGTTTCTGGGGAATTTTCTTCTCCCTGCCCGTCGCGGGGATAATCAAGGTTCTCTACACCTACTCCATGGTCCATGCCGAAAAGGAGGGGTAA